One Falsihalocynthiibacter arcticus DNA segment encodes these proteins:
- the pglZ gene encoding BREX-3 system phosphatase PglZ, translating into MSVWTDRILQEFPADLSRFWIALDPDGLLLDERILHGLRERGFEVLPFEDPVSFRTEYEERYRAAWDTGREGTAKALILQLRGTDLNSLPWDYIKSARTLNLSLADLFPKLSYGVVRKIDSEHHDALFQACKKHAAQPLGEGATKDFILTHIFRLSPYLLSRPEDFWREVLRLHYRGTGLPELLAQHVAAVLRDTPLNALPIDELLKSKAFMVRTVQDAWSRFIVRYGVETPSSEGKPAESNTPIVPFDHPDVRVIIDTMFLEGTLQPIEAHIQPDDLPDWIRVGLIDDPQALTHLVSEGAKRIATDLPSTGASHRDWVEAARRLAELLYRFNELKAADADGLQRQVQTLQKEADVRLKGWVFQHFADLPSLPVAKAPVMVHHVPRYLAMRRDSGEERIALLVFDGLALDQWVQIREDLSARSPEFSAEEGGCFAWLPTLTSISRQALFSGLKPREFQKSMATTAQEPSLWTKFWQENGLRKTEVIFQKGLKRSEQLEALEEALSKPTTKVAGLVVDMIDEIVHGAMLGKRGITGQIREWCDTGFIEKLFLMLSKHGYHIYLTADHGNVDAEGIGRLSQGVVSELKGERVRAYRSEDLASSVPPGIDAFQFGGPGLPTDFLPLYASGRGAFVPKGNKIVAHGGMALEELIVPFVKIKMKKE; encoded by the coding sequence ATGAGTGTTTGGACCGACCGCATCCTGCAGGAGTTTCCTGCCGATCTTTCACGCTTCTGGATCGCTCTTGATCCGGATGGCCTCCTTTTGGATGAACGCATCTTGCACGGCCTTCGTGAACGCGGATTTGAAGTCCTGCCCTTCGAAGACCCTGTTTCTTTCAGGACTGAGTATGAAGAGCGCTACCGGGCAGCATGGGATACTGGCAGGGAAGGAACGGCAAAGGCGCTGATCTTGCAACTTCGCGGCACAGACCTCAACTCACTCCCCTGGGACTACATCAAATCAGCCCGCACGCTTAATCTGAGCCTGGCTGATCTTTTCCCCAAGCTGAGCTATGGTGTTGTCCGGAAAATCGACTCCGAACACCATGATGCCTTGTTTCAAGCTTGCAAAAAGCATGCGGCACAGCCTCTTGGGGAGGGGGCGACCAAAGATTTCATCCTTACCCATATTTTTAGGCTCAGCCCTTATTTACTGAGCAGGCCAGAGGATTTTTGGCGCGAAGTTCTACGGCTCCACTATCGTGGTACAGGGCTACCCGAACTTCTCGCACAACATGTTGCAGCAGTCTTAAGGGATACGCCTCTTAATGCCTTGCCAATTGATGAACTACTTAAGTCCAAAGCCTTTATGGTTCGCACAGTTCAGGATGCGTGGTCCCGCTTCATTGTGCGGTATGGCGTCGAGACACCGAGCAGCGAGGGAAAGCCAGCTGAAAGCAATACGCCCATAGTACCATTCGATCACCCAGATGTGCGGGTCATCATTGACACCATGTTCCTCGAGGGTACCCTTCAGCCCATAGAGGCACATATCCAACCTGACGATCTGCCCGATTGGATAAGAGTGGGGCTGATCGATGACCCCCAGGCACTTACCCACTTGGTGTCAGAAGGCGCGAAACGGATCGCAACAGATCTGCCTTCGACCGGCGCTTCGCATCGAGACTGGGTGGAAGCGGCCCGTCGTCTGGCTGAGCTTTTATATCGCTTTAATGAGCTGAAAGCTGCGGATGCAGACGGCCTGCAACGGCAGGTCCAAACGTTGCAGAAGGAAGCCGACGTACGCCTAAAGGGTTGGGTATTTCAGCACTTCGCGGATTTGCCTTCTCTGCCAGTCGCGAAGGCACCCGTGATGGTACATCATGTGCCGCGTTATCTCGCCATGCGCCGTGACTCTGGGGAAGAGCGCATCGCCCTTTTAGTGTTTGACGGTCTTGCGCTAGACCAGTGGGTCCAAATTAGGGAGGACTTGTCGGCCAGGTCCCCCGAGTTTTCCGCTGAGGAAGGTGGCTGTTTCGCCTGGTTGCCAACGCTGACATCTATCTCTCGTCAGGCGCTTTTTTCTGGACTTAAACCGCGAGAATTCCAGAAATCGATGGCCACGACTGCTCAAGAGCCTTCACTCTGGACAAAGTTCTGGCAAGAGAACGGGCTTCGAAAGACCGAAGTCATCTTTCAGAAAGGGCTCAAGCGATCCGAACAACTGGAGGCGCTAGAGGAGGCTCTCTCGAAGCCAACGACAAAAGTGGCCGGTCTGGTAGTAGACATGATCGATGAAATCGTCCACGGAGCAATGCTCGGCAAACGCGGGATCACAGGCCAAATTCGCGAATGGTGCGATACCGGCTTCATCGAAAAGCTGTTTCTCATGCTCAGTAAGCACGGGTATCATATCTATCTGACTGCTGACCACGGCAACGTTGATGCTGAGGGCATTGGACGGCTCAGCCAGGGTGTTGTATCCGAATTGAAGGGTGAGCGAGTCAGAGCCTATCGAAGCGAAGACCTTGCCTCATCTGTTCCGCCCGGGATTGATGCATTTCAGTTCGGCGGACCTGGGCTTCCGACCGACTTCCTGCCGCTATATGCAAGTGGACGAGGCGCGTTTGTGCCCAAAGGAAACAAGATTGTTGCTCACGGAGGGATGGCGTTAGAGGAACTGATTGTGCCGTTCGTGAAGATTAAAATGAAGAAAGAATAA
- a CDS encoding DEAD/DEAH box helicase — protein sequence MKDADSGQGIGTWCWHKRHAAPCRVVDREEIWGETSYRVWLPGKDAVVRARSRDLGPLDAVRPTVDQILHTAAAAKLLDALEDNLLLAPIQSSVVPLPHQLYALNRAMSRDRIRYLLADEVGLGKTIEAGLILRELKLRGMAKRILVVAPKGLVRQWQAEMRLHFGENFQFIEPSEFSAYRQFRDDEENLWRLHDQAICSLDSVKPLEGRRGWSAEQLSTYNRERFEDLISASWDLVIIDEAHRMGGSTDQVARYKLGAALAEAAPYLLLLSATPHQGKTDQFHRLMQLLDRDSFPDENSISSDRVRPFVVRTEKRLAIDAEGKPLFKPRVTRTQAVAWLDRHSAQQGLYEAVTEYVRHGYNQAMASKQRHIGFLMILMQRLVTSSTAAIRATLERRLLALDDDHRQLQLFSTEGVGDWHELTGDDQIDVAVAFEALGDERKDVEALLFLAQETEAQGTDAKAEALLEQIYKIQQEENDPELKVLVFTEFVPTQAMLAEFLESRGFSVTTLNGSMDLEARGRAQRAFSGDVRILVSTDAGGEGLNLQFCHIIVNFDMPWNPMRVEQRIGRVDRIGQPHIVRAINFVLEDTVEHRVREVLEAKLAIIAEEFGVDKVADVMDSVESEPLFDELFVQGLQDPASIETECDAVLTQLRTTLTESRKSSDLLADGHDLDADDARKWRDHPAQFWLERAITTGLPARGGEATREGDAWRIRWADGSESATVCFDARTAADRPEIEWVTLEDPRAQALIADLPRCISGQPVPAVRIVGLPESVRGVWSLWEISLAADDFSRRRFLSVFVNDEGRAFQPTAKRIWDLLLTEQVEQIETDATQDSHDWFRRSKSAAIAQGERVFSDLVTEHKTRIEEERGRALYAFEARHQAIGRVGLQTVRDYRRKRLQSEHEARMAQLEAAASYSPDLHALLVLRVGELADGEK from the coding sequence ATGAAAGATGCGGACAGCGGGCAAGGCATTGGCACATGGTGCTGGCATAAGCGACATGCCGCGCCCTGCCGTGTCGTGGACCGGGAGGAGATATGGGGCGAGACTTCATATCGGGTTTGGCTGCCGGGCAAAGACGCAGTCGTCCGTGCCCGGTCGCGTGATCTAGGACCACTCGATGCTGTTCGGCCGACGGTCGACCAGATTTTGCATACTGCCGCTGCGGCAAAGCTCTTGGATGCGCTTGAGGACAACCTGCTTCTGGCACCAATCCAATCGAGCGTCGTGCCACTGCCGCACCAGCTTTACGCACTGAACCGCGCCATGAGCCGGGACCGGATCCGCTATCTGCTGGCGGATGAAGTCGGGCTTGGCAAGACCATCGAGGCCGGGCTGATCCTGCGCGAGCTCAAGCTTCGCGGTATGGCGAAGCGGATCCTTGTCGTGGCACCCAAAGGGTTGGTGCGGCAATGGCAGGCCGAAATGCGCCTTCACTTTGGTGAGAATTTCCAATTCATCGAGCCGTCCGAGTTTTCCGCATATCGGCAATTTCGCGATGATGAGGAAAATCTTTGGCGGCTGCACGATCAGGCGATTTGTTCGCTGGATTCGGTGAAGCCGCTTGAAGGTCGGCGTGGCTGGAGTGCGGAGCAGCTGAGCACCTATAACCGTGAACGCTTCGAAGACCTTATTTCAGCATCTTGGGACCTCGTGATCATCGACGAGGCGCACCGAATGGGTGGGAGCACTGATCAGGTCGCGCGATATAAGTTAGGCGCGGCACTTGCTGAAGCGGCCCCATACCTCTTGCTTCTCTCGGCAACGCCACACCAAGGGAAAACCGACCAGTTCCACCGCTTGATGCAACTTCTCGACCGTGACTCCTTTCCGGATGAAAATAGCATCTCCAGTGATCGTGTGCGTCCGTTTGTCGTCCGAACCGAAAAACGATTGGCAATTGATGCCGAAGGTAAACCTTTGTTCAAGCCCCGGGTGACACGTACACAAGCAGTTGCATGGCTGGATCGCCACAGCGCGCAGCAAGGCTTGTACGAAGCAGTCACTGAATACGTTCGTCACGGCTACAATCAGGCCATGGCATCGAAGCAAAGACACATCGGCTTTCTGATGATCCTGATGCAGCGGTTGGTGACATCTAGCACTGCGGCCATCCGTGCAACCTTGGAAAGGCGGCTTCTTGCTCTGGATGATGATCACCGTCAATTGCAGCTGTTTTCTACGGAAGGTGTCGGAGATTGGCATGAGCTGACGGGTGATGATCAGATTGATGTCGCCGTGGCATTTGAAGCTTTGGGCGATGAGCGAAAAGACGTAGAGGCACTCCTATTTCTCGCGCAAGAAACCGAGGCACAGGGAACTGATGCCAAAGCCGAAGCGCTCTTGGAACAGATCTACAAGATCCAGCAGGAAGAAAACGATCCTGAACTGAAGGTCTTGGTCTTCACCGAGTTCGTTCCAACACAAGCTATGCTCGCGGAATTCCTCGAAAGCAGGGGCTTCTCGGTCACGACGCTCAATGGGAGTATGGATCTGGAAGCACGTGGCCGGGCTCAGCGGGCATTTTCAGGGGACGTACGTATTCTGGTCTCCACGGACGCTGGCGGCGAAGGGCTCAACCTCCAATTCTGCCATATCATCGTCAACTTCGACATGCCGTGGAACCCTATGCGGGTCGAGCAACGCATTGGCCGCGTGGATCGTATAGGTCAGCCTCATATTGTGCGGGCAATTAATTTCGTGCTCGAAGACACGGTCGAGCATCGCGTTCGAGAAGTCCTCGAAGCCAAACTTGCGATAATCGCCGAAGAGTTTGGCGTGGATAAAGTTGCTGATGTGATGGATTCGGTCGAGTCGGAGCCTCTCTTCGATGAGCTTTTCGTTCAGGGGCTTCAAGATCCTGCTTCGATCGAAACCGAATGCGATGCAGTCCTGACTCAGCTTCGAACCACACTGACGGAAAGCCGGAAGAGTAGCGATCTTTTAGCTGACGGGCACGATCTGGATGCGGATGACGCGCGAAAGTGGCGCGACCATCCTGCTCAGTTCTGGCTTGAGCGCGCAATTACAACTGGACTGCCAGCTCGTGGAGGAGAAGCTACAAGAGAAGGTGATGCCTGGCGGATACGTTGGGCCGATGGCAGCGAGTCAGCCACCGTATGCTTTGACGCGCGAACCGCAGCAGATCGACCTGAAATCGAATGGGTGACGCTTGAAGACCCTCGGGCACAAGCGTTGATTGCGGATCTGCCTCGATGCATCTCTGGTCAGCCTGTACCTGCCGTGCGCATAGTTGGACTTCCTGAGAGCGTCAGAGGTGTCTGGTCACTTTGGGAAATCAGCCTAGCCGCTGACGATTTCAGCCGTCGCCGCTTCCTATCCGTGTTCGTCAATGACGAGGGTCGTGCATTCCAACCCACAGCAAAGCGCATTTGGGACCTCCTTCTCACGGAACAAGTCGAACAGATCGAAACCGATGCAACACAAGACTCACACGACTGGTTTAGGCGGTCGAAATCCGCTGCCATCGCTCAAGGTGAACGCGTGTTCTCTGATCTTGTGACAGAGCACAAGACAAGAATTGAGGAAGAGCGCGGACGCGCGCTCTACGCTTTTGAAGCTCGCCACCAAGCAATAGGAAGGGTTGGGCTTCAAACTGTTCGTGATTATCGCAGGAAACGTCTCCAGAGCGAGCATGAGGCGCGGATGGCGCAACTAGAGGCAGCGGCATCCTATTCGCCAGATCTGCATGCACTTCTCGTTTTGCGCGTTGGCGAGTTAGCGGATGGTGAGAAATGA
- the sfsA gene encoding DNA/RNA nuclease SfsA, producing MSSNTVFMAFPQPQHNATFLRRTQRFLALMELADGTQELVYCANSGAMASDFSCRSRALIWESGDLKRKRRFTWRAIETNGLWVGTDTHLSNRIVEEALRLRLIPILKEYCIVFREHVIEPGVRVDFIISGPTGECLVEVKSSNVVENGVARYPDSPTPRGVKQLKSLTRKASAGHRAVLLFLVQRNDARSFEVSASRDPAYYQAFEAAIAAGVEVIVLGVSVHPEGFGKPKILPYNTKVDDVIELHYNSLIRLEKNT from the coding sequence ATGAGTTCCAATACGGTCTTTATGGCATTTCCCCAGCCGCAACATAACGCAACCTTTTTGCGGAGGACGCAGCGATTTCTCGCGTTAATGGAGTTGGCAGACGGCACCCAAGAGCTTGTCTATTGCGCAAACTCCGGCGCAATGGCCAGTGACTTCAGTTGTAGGTCGCGTGCGCTTATTTGGGAGAGTGGGGACTTAAAACGAAAGAGGCGTTTCACTTGGCGGGCAATTGAGACCAATGGGCTTTGGGTTGGGACAGACACTCACCTTTCCAATCGGATTGTGGAAGAAGCTCTAAGGTTGCGGTTGATCCCGATTCTTAAAGAATATTGCATTGTTTTCCGCGAACATGTCATCGAGCCAGGTGTTCGGGTGGATTTTATCATATCAGGCCCAACTGGTGAATGCCTCGTAGAAGTAAAAAGTTCTAATGTCGTGGAGAATGGCGTGGCTCGCTATCCTGACTCCCCAACGCCTAGAGGCGTAAAACAGCTTAAATCTCTCACGCGCAAGGCTTCTGCTGGGCATCGTGCAGTCCTGCTATTTCTCGTGCAACGCAACGACGCTCGAAGTTTTGAGGTGAGCGCATCGCGTGATCCTGCTTATTATCAAGCTTTCGAGGCTGCAATTGCAGCAGGCGTTGAAGTGATCGTCTTGGGCGTTTCGGTCCACCCTGAGGGCTTTGGAAAGCCAAAAATTCTGCCGTACAATACAAAAGTAGATGACGTCATAGAACTACACTATAATTCGCTAATCCGCTTGGAGAAAAATACATGA
- a CDS encoding DNA methyltransferase, producing the protein MQNLFQLNESVQPGPVEVLGRQFSSDQERRKYFLAELQVWLNDAEFRSSPGFPNARDEDILEMSDPPFYTACPNPWLRDFIEHGAHDQESGNDYLRQPMAVDVSVGKSDPLYQAHTYHTKVPHLAIVPSILHYTNPNDIILDAFSGSGMTGIAAQWCGCPSSEFKQSLEADWKKQGLKAPEWGSRRVLLSDLSPAATFISSNNNIPFDVHDFLDRSKEIFEKLSLDIGWMYETLHSDGQSIGQIEFTIWSELFSCEACSGEIVFTEAAMDEGKSRADKKLECPHCGALAKKETLDLAFEAFVDPASGQLNTKPKRVPTLISYKVGKQVYTKKPDSDDFEKIRKIAEMPLPPEMPLASLPDCQMIRVGRMKTTNTTAIHHMFLPRAAQTLTYLWREAEACRDKRTRLALRYYVEQAIWTMSVLNRYQPQGFKQVNKYLPGVFYVPSQICENSPTYSIGARSDRIARVFSKFTPRSGNAIVSTGDASNLAIPDESIDYIFTDPPFGENIYYADLNFLIESWHRVTTNAGPEAIIDRVRNKGVVEYQHLMHSCFSEYHRVLKSGRWITIVFSNSKAAVWNAIQVALQQVGFVVAEVTALDKKLGSFQQVTSPNVVKQDLVISAYKPDGELEKRLVQRGAAPESAWDFVQTHLRQLSVIKSKNGLLEFVLERDPRRVYDRMVAWFVRHDVPVPLSTEEFLDGLRNRFPQRDGMVFLSDQIPEYDKKRAQAAQAPQMELFVSDERSAIDWLTDFLRKRPSSYQEVHPEFTTQVGAGWKKHEAKPELSHLLDDNFLRFDSNGEVPSQIHSYLSTNFKDLRGLEKEDPRLKAKAKDRWFVPDPNKAKDLEQKRERSLLKEFETYKSATKRQLKESRLEVLRTGFRTAWAVKDYKTIIGIAEKLPDQTLQEDEKLLLWYDQALTRMEAND; encoded by the coding sequence ATGCAGAACCTTTTTCAGTTAAATGAATCTGTGCAACCAGGCCCGGTTGAAGTGTTGGGGCGTCAGTTTTCAAGCGATCAAGAAAGACGAAAGTATTTTCTAGCGGAATTGCAGGTCTGGCTTAATGACGCTGAGTTCAGATCGTCTCCTGGATTCCCCAATGCGCGCGATGAGGATATTTTGGAGATGTCTGATCCGCCTTTCTATACCGCGTGTCCCAATCCTTGGCTGCGTGATTTTATTGAGCACGGGGCACATGATCAAGAATCAGGAAACGATTATCTTCGCCAGCCGATGGCTGTAGATGTGTCGGTTGGGAAGTCTGATCCGTTATACCAGGCTCACACGTATCATACAAAAGTGCCACATTTAGCAATCGTACCTTCGATACTTCATTATACAAACCCAAACGATATCATTTTGGATGCCTTTTCAGGATCAGGTATGACCGGCATCGCGGCGCAGTGGTGCGGTTGCCCGAGTTCAGAATTCAAGCAGTCGCTTGAAGCGGATTGGAAGAAGCAGGGGCTGAAGGCTCCTGAATGGGGTTCTAGGCGGGTTTTGCTGTCTGATTTGTCACCGGCGGCCACATTTATTTCATCGAATAACAATATTCCTTTCGATGTTCATGATTTCCTCGATCGGTCGAAAGAAATTTTCGAAAAGCTAAGTTTAGATATCGGCTGGATGTACGAAACTCTGCATTCAGATGGACAGTCGATTGGTCAAATAGAGTTTACAATTTGGAGCGAATTATTCTCCTGTGAGGCATGTTCTGGTGAGATCGTTTTCACTGAAGCGGCAATGGATGAAGGCAAGTCTCGAGCCGATAAGAAACTTGAGTGCCCACATTGCGGCGCTCTCGCGAAAAAAGAGACGCTGGATCTCGCTTTCGAGGCCTTCGTTGATCCAGCTAGTGGCCAATTAAACACCAAACCAAAAAGAGTTCCAACGCTCATAAGTTACAAAGTTGGCAAGCAAGTTTACACAAAAAAACCGGACAGCGATGATTTTGAAAAGATCCGGAAAATTGCAGAAATGCCGTTGCCGCCAGAAATGCCATTAGCATCGTTGCCCGATTGCCAAATGATTAGGGTTGGAAGGATGAAGACTACCAACACAACTGCAATCCATCACATGTTTTTGCCCCGCGCTGCACAGACTTTGACATATCTTTGGCGTGAAGCCGAAGCTTGTAGAGATAAACGTACTCGACTTGCTCTGCGATATTATGTTGAACAAGCAATTTGGACAATGTCGGTACTTAATAGATATCAGCCGCAAGGTTTCAAGCAGGTTAATAAATATTTGCCTGGCGTATTTTACGTTCCATCTCAGATATGTGAGAACTCACCGACTTATTCAATCGGTGCACGCTCTGATAGGATCGCACGTGTTTTTTCCAAATTCACACCAAGGTCTGGCAACGCGATTGTCTCAACTGGAGATGCGTCAAATTTAGCGATTCCAGATGAATCAATCGACTACATTTTTACTGATCCACCTTTTGGTGAAAACATTTACTATGCCGACCTGAACTTTTTAATCGAGTCTTGGCATCGAGTAACAACTAACGCTGGTCCAGAGGCTATTATAGATCGGGTCAGAAACAAGGGAGTTGTCGAGTACCAACACCTTATGCATTCCTGCTTCTCCGAGTATCATCGTGTTCTAAAATCAGGCCGTTGGATAACGATTGTTTTCTCAAACAGTAAGGCAGCTGTTTGGAATGCAATTCAGGTTGCCCTTCAGCAGGTAGGTTTCGTCGTGGCTGAAGTTACGGCTCTTGACAAAAAACTGGGGAGTTTTCAGCAAGTGACTTCGCCGAATGTTGTAAAGCAGGATCTTGTAATTTCGGCTTATAAACCTGACGGCGAACTGGAGAAGCGGTTGGTCCAACGTGGTGCAGCACCAGAGTCGGCATGGGATTTTGTCCAGACCCACCTTCGGCAACTTTCCGTTATTAAGTCCAAAAACGGTCTTCTAGAATTTGTATTGGAACGAGATCCGCGACGCGTCTATGACCGAATGGTTGCATGGTTTGTGCGCCACGACGTTCCTGTGCCTCTGTCAACCGAGGAATTTCTTGATGGGCTTCGCAACCGCTTTCCGCAACGGGATGGTATGGTATTTCTTTCTGATCAGATCCCTGAATACGACAAAAAGCGCGCGCAGGCTGCCCAAGCACCCCAGATGGAATTGTTCGTCTCTGATGAACGATCGGCGATCGACTGGCTAACAGACTTCCTACGTAAGCGCCCATCGAGCTATCAAGAGGTGCACCCAGAATTCACGACCCAAGTTGGGGCTGGCTGGAAGAAGCATGAGGCAAAGCCCGAACTATCTCATCTGCTTGACGACAATTTCTTACGTTTCGACAGCAACGGCGAAGTGCCGAGTCAGATCCACAGCTATCTGTCGACTAATTTCAAAGACCTCCGTGGTCTGGAGAAGGAAGATCCGCGCCTGAAGGCGAAGGCAAAGGACCGCTGGTTCGTTCCCGATCCGAACAAGGCGAAGGATCTCGAACAAAAGCGTGAGCGGTCGCTACTGAAGGAGTTCGAAACCTACAAGTCGGCGACCAAACGTCAGCTGAAAGAGTCCCGTCTCGAGGTACTCAGAACAGGGTTCAGAACGGCGTGGGCAGTGAAAGACTACAAGACGATAATCGGCATAGCCGAGAAGCTGCCAGATCAGACGCTGCAGGAAGATGAAAAGCTGCTGCTTTGGTACGATCAAGCGCTAACTCGCATGGAGGCCAATGATTGA